One genomic segment of Clostridiisalibacter paucivorans DSM 22131 includes these proteins:
- a CDS encoding MBL fold metallo-hydrolase RNA specificity domain-containing protein: MHIEFLGAANVVTGSNYLITTDKHKILIDCGLFQGSDQLEKLNFKDFDFEPSEIDFLLLSHAHIDHSGRIPKLVKDGFKGKIICTKATKDLCNIMLLDSAHIQESDVEWENKWRKRAGKPLIKPLYTVDDAQISLRYFDSVLYDQKIKINDNVSVRFKDAGHILGSSIVELWITEHNKTTKLVFSGDLGTSNKPILRDPAPIEDADYLIMESTYGGRLHPDLKESKEKLFEIINDTVSKGGSVIIPSFAVGRTQELIYELNKYYKNNKDLEAYMRIPIYIDSPMAVSATNVFKENTYCFDDEAKKLILEGDNPFEFENLHYVKSQQESMRLNKTNYPKVIISASGMCEAGRIRHHLKHNIWKKSNSVVFVGYQAEGTLGRKIRDGAKKVKILGEKIVVDANIHSIEGFSGHGDQNDLLDWLKGFRKTPKKIFIVHGERKSSEALEKIIHEKFNISTFIPKMGDVYEFKNERFESHKDKFVEPLKQKEDIEKELQQVYDQFESLVLKTDKIIDGKFITEEYDNLKNRLLELQQKLLDVSMMISK; this comes from the coding sequence ATGCATATTGAATTTTTAGGCGCTGCAAATGTGGTTACTGGTTCCAATTACCTTATAACTACCGATAAACACAAAATTTTGATTGATTGCGGTCTATTTCAAGGTAGCGATCAATTAGAAAAACTCAACTTTAAAGATTTTGATTTTGAACCCTCAGAGATCGACTTTCTATTATTGTCCCATGCCCATATTGATCATAGTGGAAGAATACCTAAATTGGTTAAAGATGGATTCAAAGGTAAAATCATATGTACTAAGGCTACAAAAGACCTTTGTAATATAATGCTTTTAGATAGTGCTCATATTCAAGAGTCTGATGTAGAGTGGGAAAACAAATGGAGAAAAAGGGCTGGAAAACCCCTTATTAAACCACTATATACCGTGGATGATGCACAAATAAGTTTAAGATATTTTGACTCTGTATTATATGATCAAAAAATAAAGATAAATGACAATGTCTCTGTAAGGTTTAAGGACGCTGGTCATATATTGGGTTCATCTATAGTAGAGCTATGGATAACAGAACATAATAAAACTACAAAACTAGTATTTTCTGGAGACTTAGGGACTAGTAATAAGCCTATACTCAGAGACCCTGCACCTATTGAAGATGCAGACTATCTTATCATGGAGTCTACTTATGGTGGCAGACTACATCCCGATTTAAAGGAGAGCAAGGAAAAACTCTTTGAAATAATAAATGATACTGTTTCTAAAGGAGGTTCTGTAATAATCCCCTCATTCGCAGTGGGTAGGACTCAGGAGCTTATATATGAATTAAATAAATACTATAAAAATAATAAAGACTTGGAAGCATATATGAGAATACCTATATATATAGATAGTCCTATGGCCGTTTCTGCTACAAATGTCTTTAAAGAAAACACCTATTGCTTTGATGATGAAGCAAAAAAACTAATTCTTGAAGGAGATAATCCCTTTGAATTTGAAAACCTACACTATGTTAAGAGTCAACAAGAATCTATGAGATTAAATAAAACTAATTATCCTAAGGTTATTATATCTGCCAGTGGTATGTGTGAAGCTGGTAGGATTAGACACCATTTGAAGCATAATATATGGAAAAAGAGCAATAGCGTGGTGTTTGTAGGATATCAGGCTGAAGGTACATTGGGTAGAAAAATCAGGGATGGTGCTAAAAAAGTTAAAATATTAGGAGAAAAAATTGTAGTCGATGCCAATATACATAGCATCGAAGGTTTCTCTGGTCATGGAGACCAAAATGATTTATTAGATTGGCTTAAGGGATTTAGAAAAACACCTAAAAAGATATTTATAGTACATGGGGAAAGAAAATCTTCTGAGGCACTTGAAAAAATTATACATGAGAAATTCAATATATCTACATTCATACCTAAGATGGGAGATGTATATGAGTTCAAAAATGAAAGATTTGAATCCCATAAGGATAAGTTTGTTGAACCATTAAAACAAAAAGAAGATATTGAAAAAGAATTACAACAAGTATATGATCAATTTGAAAGCCTGGTTTTAAAGAC